In Rhododendron vialii isolate Sample 1 chromosome 9a, ASM3025357v1, the following are encoded in one genomic region:
- the LOC131300690 gene encoding stearoyl-[acyl-carrier-protein] 9-desaturase, chloroplastic-like: MALNLNPITLKCSHKYPSFAIPPKANLRSPKFLRASATLSSGSTEVESLKKPFSPPREVHVQVTHSMPPEKMEIFKNLEDWAEQNILVHLKPVEKCWQPQDFLPDPASDGFHDQVRELRERAKEIPDDYFVVLVGDMITEEALPTYQTMLNTTDGTRDETGASLTSWAVWTRGWTAEENRHGDLLNKYLYLCGRVNMRQIEKTIQYLIGSGMDPGFENSPYLCFIYTSFQERATFISHGNTARHAKEYGDSKLAQICGSIASDEKRHETTYTKIVEKLFEIDPDATVLAMADMMRKKITMPAHLMYDGRDDNLFDHFSSVAQKLGVYTAKDYADILEFLVGRWKVEDITGLSSEGRKAQDYVCGLPQRIRRLAPGRAKEARYVPFSWIFDKEVKI; encoded by the exons atggcTCTGAACCTCAATCCCATCACCTTGAAATGTTCCCACAAGTACCCTTCTTTTGCTATTCCCCCCAAGGCAAATCTCAGATCTCCCAAGTTTCTCAGGGCCTCGGCCACCCTCAGCTCCGGCTCCAC AGAGGTTGAGAGTCTCAAGAAGCCTTTCAGCCCTCCTCGCGAGGTTCATGTTCAAGTAACTCACTCAATGCCACCCGAAAAGATGGAGATCTTTAAAAACCTGGAGGATTGGGCCGAGCAGAACATCTTGGTTCATTTAAAGCCAGTGGAGAAATGCTGGCAACCGCAGGATTTCCTGCCCGATCCTGCTTCCGATGGATTTCATGATCAAGTCAGGGAATTAAGGGAAAGGGCAAAGGAGATTCCGGACGATTACTTCGTTGTTTTGGTTGGAGACATGATCACAGAAGAAGCACTTCCTACTTACCAAACAATGCTAAATACTACAGATGGTACTAGGGACGAAACGGGGGCGAGCCTCACTTCTTGGGCAGTGTGGACTAGGGGATGGACTGCTGAAGAAAACAGGCATGGCGATCTTCTCAATAAGTACCTCTACCTATGTGGACGAGTAAACATGAGGCAAATTGAGAAGACAATTCAGTATCTGATTGGGTCGGGAATG GATCCAGGATTCGAAAACAGTCCCTACCTCTGTTTCATCTACACGTCGTTCCAAGAACGAGCAACTTTTATCTCTCACGGGAACACAGCACGGCATGCTAAAGAGTACGGGGACTCGAAGTTGGCTCAAATTTGCGGGAGCATTGCCTCTGATGAGAAGCGCCACGAGACCACTTACACCAAGATAGTCGAAAAGCTCTTTGAGATCGACCCTGATGCAACCGTGCTGGCTATGGCCGACATGATGAGGAA AAAAATAACTATGCCAGCCCACTTGATGTACGATGGTCGCGATGACAATCTGTTTGACCATTTCTCGTCCGTGGCTCAGAAGCTTGGAGTCTACACCGCCAAGGACTACGCGGATATATTGGAGTTTCTGGTTGGGAGGTGGAAGGTGGAGGACATAACTGGGCTTTCTTCGGAGGGACGAAAAGCCCAGGATTATGTTTGCGGGTTGCCTCAGAGAATTAGGCGGCTGGCTCCAGGCAGGGCAAAAGAAGCACGGTATGTTCCGTTTAGCTGGATCTTCGATAAAGAAGTGAAGATCTGA